A single genomic interval of Labrus bergylta chromosome 18, fLabBer1.1, whole genome shotgun sequence harbors:
- the LOC110002558 gene encoding tandem C2 domains nuclear protein — translation MDCLKDCCKTFTKQSELETQVITLRIPPNKDAASGWEPDGGRMGVTEDYLLSKLPPDGKEVPFVLPTFKASYVQPQGARFPNLQSGPQSSARCTYAERKAELLGSSVFNYSPESSFHRGQMVEYMSPGSSRRDTLKNRIYSPQSPGWNLRPSGDQRLSSSMLDLSSSQTHMQLQHCDSLSSVLSSTSSPRFGSIESSLDSIPLSWDERELGKVCIQLSYQETLEQVWITLVQCSELNLPPDGAEQQKIGFKGIITVPKPIQFKSSVKDYSQDVSFMETFVFALRLQQLRCSALVLRLQTHSNKKRTVAECVFSLRQLGAQETEHWLDLSPRSKSSVCHAELNLTTCFQPVNGRIQLQVLAAQNLPASSTPLTQAFFVKAEMHQLGRVVMKKKTRVIKASKGQCRWAETFHFLLAAVDHDYSLSVKLYSRSSVRRKQCLGQIQLGLDSLVPEAVEQWKDMIAHPEKVVSAWHGMSAA, via the exons ATGGACTGCCTCAAAGACTGCTGCAAGACCTTCACCAAGCAGAGCGAGCTGGAGACCCAAG TCATCACACTGAGGATTCCTCCTAACAAAGACGCAGCGTCAGGCTGGGAGCCGGATGGAGGGAGGATGGGGGTCACTGAAGATTACCTCCTGTCCAAGCTGCCCCCCGATGGCAAAGAGGTGCCGTTCGTCCTGCCGACCTTTAAGGCCTCGTACGTCCAACCTCAAGGCGCCCGCTTCCCCAACCTTCAGTCAGGACCGCAGA gcTCAGCACGCTGCACGTACGCAGAGAGGAAGGCCGAGCTGCTGGGCTCCAGTGTCTTCAACTACAGCCCAGAGTCCAGCTTCCACCGGGGTCAGATGGTCGAGTACATGTCCCCCGGCTCGAGCCGCAGAGACACGCTGAAAAACAGAATCTACAGTCCTCAAAGTCCAG GTTGGAATCTGAGGCCGAGCGGTGACCAGCGTCTGAGCAGCTCCATGCTCGACCTCTCAAGCTCTCAGACTCACATGCAG CTGCAGCACTGTGACTCGCTCTCCAGCGTCCTCAGCAGCACGTCCTCCCCACGGTTCGGCTCCATCGAGAGCAGCTTAG ACTCCATCCCCCTGTCGTGGGACGAGCGTGAGCTGGGGAAGGTGTGCATCCAGCTGAGCTACCAGGAGACTCTGGAGCAGGTGTGGATCACTCTGGTCCAG TGTTCAGAGCTCAACCTTCCTCCTGACGGAGCAGAACAACAGAAGATTGGATTCAAAGGGATCATCACTGTCCCCAAACCCATTCAGTTCAAGAGCTCCGTCAAGGACTACAGTCAG GACGTGTCCTTCATGGAGACCTTTGTGTTTGCGTTGCGTCTCCAGCAGTTGCGTTGCAGCGCTCTGGTGCTGCGGCTGCAGACGCACAGCAACAAGAAGCGTACGGTGGCCGAGTGCGTCTTCTCTCTGCGACAGCTCGGCGCTCAGGAGACCGAGCACTGGCTCGACCTCAGCCCTCGCTCCAAATCCTCT GTGTGCCACGCTGAGCTCAATCTCACCACCTGCTTCCAGCCGGTAAACGGGCGCATCCAGCTCCAAGTCCTCGCCGCTCAAAACCTCCCAGCATCCTCCACTCCGCTCACACAAG CGTTTTTTGTCAAAGCGGAGATGCACCAGCTCGGGCGGGtggtgatgaagaagaagactcGAGTGATCAAGGCCTCAAAGGGTCAGTGTCGGTGGGCGGAGACTTTCCACTTCCTCCTCGCTGCCGTCGACCACGACTACTCGCTGTCAGTCAAACTCTACAGCCGCAGCTCGGTCAGGAGGAAGCAGTGCCTTGGACAG ATCCAGCTGGGATTGGACAGCCTGGTCCCTGAAGCAGTGGAGCAGTGGAAGGACATGATCGCTCACCCGGAGAAAGTCGTGTCTGCGTGGCACGGGATGAGCGCCGCCTGA
- the fbln5 gene encoding fibulin-5: MLPERRGFTSRSSVRMLAALLFILHWIQPGHGQTCTEGFVYDRRARQCIDVDECRTLPDACRGDMRCVNQNGGYLCIPRSLYNQPYRPETPDLPEPAYPDPSLGFPDTFVPAVPRSVEPSYPRVRTTAPCILGYTLAEDGTCNDIDECETNSHHCNPTQVCINTAGGYTCSCTEGYWLIGGQCQDIDECRYGYCQQLCANVPGSYSCSCNPGFILNPDSRTCQDVDECNDEPCSHGCFNTYGSFMCNCDEGFELAADGTSCIDLDECSFSEFLCQHRCVNTPGSFSCVCPPGYYVYEDGRSCEDFNECDTGNNTCTTAQVCFNFQGGFTCLNPLQCHSPYIEVSDNQCMCSAENPACRDQPFTILYRHMDLSSGRSVPADIFQMQATTRYPGAFYIFQIKSGNDGREFYMRQTSNVSATLVLSRPIKGPKEVVLDLEMVTVNNVINFRGSSIIRLTIFVSEHPF; the protein is encoded by the exons ATGCTCCCTGAAAGACGTGGCTTCACGTCTCGCTCCTCTGTAAG gatgTTGGCAGCTCTGCTATTTATTCTGCATTGGATCCAGCCTGGACACGGACAG ACCTGCACAGAGGGTTTTGTATATGACCGCAGGGCGAGACAGTGCATAG ATGTGGACGAGTGCCGGACCCTGCCAGACGCCTGCAGAGGAGACATGCGCTGCGTGAACCAGAACGGGGGTTACCTGTGCATCCCAAGGAGCTTGTACAACCAGCCCTACAGACCGGAGACCCCCGACCTGCCCGAGCCCGCCTACCCGGACCCGTCCCTTGGATTCCCAGACACCTTTGTTCCAGCTGTTCCCAGATCTGTGGAGCCCAGTTACCCCAGAGTGAGGACCACAGCGCCGTGCATCCTGGGATACACTCTTGCAGAGGATGGCACCTGTAATG acaTTGATGAATGTGAGACAAACTCTCATCACTGTAACCCGACCCAGGTCTGCATCAACACAGCAGGTGGATACACCTGTTCCTGCACGGAGGGATACTGGCTCATCGGGGGACAGTGTCAGG ATATTGATGAATGTCGCTATGGTTACTGCCAACAGCTGTGTGCTAATGTCCCGGGCTCTTATTCATGCTCCTGTAACCCCGGCTTCATCCTGAACCCCGACAGCAGGACCTGTCAAG ACGTGGACGAGTGTAACGATGAACCATGCAGTCACGGCTGCTTCAACACTTACGGCTCCTTCATGTGTAACTGTGACGAAGGATTCGAGCTGGCGGCTGACGGGACTTCCTGCATCG ACCTGGACGAGTGCAGCTTCTCTGAATTTCTGTGTCAGCACAGATGTGTGAACACTCCCGGCTCGTTCTCCTGTGTCTGTCCGCCCGGTTATTATGTTTACGAGGACGGCAGGAGCTGTGAAG ACTTCAATGAATGTGACACTGGTAACAACACCTGTACAACAGCACAAGTATGTTTCAATTTCCAGGGAGGCTTCACCTGCCTGAACCCTTTACAGTGTCACTCTCCGTACATCGAAGTCAGTGACAA TCAGTGCATGTGCTCAGCTGAGAACCCTGCCTGCAGGGACCAACCCTTCACTATTCTGTACCGACACATGGACCTGTCGTCGGGGCGCAGTGTGCCTGCAGACATCTTCCAGATGCAGGCCACCACTCGCTACCCCGGCGCCTTCTACATCTTCCAGATAAAGTCGGGAAACGACGGGCGAGAGTTTTACATGAGA caaaCCAGCAACGTGAGTGCCACCCTCGTCTTGTCTCGGCCCATCAAGGGACCGAAGGAGGTGGTGCTGGACCTGGAGATGGTCACGGTCAACAACGTCATCAACTTCAGAGGCAGCTCCATCATCCGGCTCACCATATTCGTGTCGGAGCATCCGTTCTGA